The window TTGACAAAGATAAGGTAGAACACCTACTCGAAACAAAGGCAAAAGTTTTCAAAATTCCAGCGACAAAAACTGCTGCGAAGCTACTGAAATCAAGGCTTTATGCCAACGTCATCATGTTAGGAGCCTTAACTAAGATAACTGGCATTGTGAAAGAGGAGGCTGTTGAGAGGGCTATAACCGACAGCGTGCCTGAAACTGCAATAAAAGCAAACATTAGAGGCTTCAGAGAAGGCCTCAAACGTGCCGCTAAATGATGTTTTTGTTTGGAATAAAGATTTACACGAGACCTATGCAGAAATAATTTTATGGGCGGTTTTTAAGTGCGCTTAGGATGTCTGTTCTAGTCAAAACACAGCACAGTTTCTTTGGGGTTCTTTTCGTTAACTATAAGGATGCGCCCTATTTCATGGTCTTTCATCTTTTCAAAGGCCTCTAGAATTGAGTTATCTGGGTG of the Candidatus Bathyarchaeota archaeon genome contains:
- a CDS encoding 2-oxoacid:acceptor oxidoreductase family protein, with product DKDKVEHLLETKAKVFKIPATKTAAKLLKSRLYANVIMLGALTKITGIVKEEAVERAITDSVPETAIKANIRGFREGLKRAAK